The following coding sequences are from one Anguilla rostrata isolate EN2019 chromosome 16, ASM1855537v3, whole genome shotgun sequence window:
- the ap4e1 gene encoding AP-4 complex subunit epsilon-1 translates to MSDVVEKTLTALPSLLSLDPQPGAGKLSATSKLGNLIRSVTELTSKHEEEKLIKKELSALKEQVSSPNTTLRQMKEIMVRAIYCEMLGYEASFSYIHAIKLAQQGSGLEKRVGYLAVSLFLNESHDLLLLLVNTVLKDLQSTNLIEVCMALTVVSQIFPKDMIPAVLPLVEDKLTHSKEIIRRKAVLALYKFYLIAPNQVQHIHDKFRKALCDKDPGVMTASLHIYLQMIKESPDSFKELTASLVAILKQVVGGKLPVEFNYHSVPAPWLQIQLLRMLALLGKEDQSVSELMYEVLDESLRRAEINHNITYAILYECVKTIYTIHPKSELLEKAAKCIGKFVLSPKINLKYLGLKALTYVVQQDPNLALQHQMTIIECLDHPDPIIKRETLELLYRITNGQNVSVIVQKMLDFLRQSKDEHTTIDLVGKVAELAEKYAPDNVWFIQTMNTVFSLGGDVMQSEIPNSFLRLLAEGFDSAEEDTQLRLNAVDSYLALLQADTSLLPQRFLQVISWVLGEFSFLKVGLEPSLVLAQLARLLEQGRITMETRSWILGAMCKLCGGAACVGVAGEVAGRYGGSLCTTIRQQALELGVLCQDEALKDRVLPQNASWDGLEVDSSLSFLDGFVSDALAQGAAPYKPPHQRQEELSQEKVLNFEPYSLSMPISLSTCSLTDRQSPTGFSLSSGLSGNSAELSHKGGSGLLKMEGVQRVWGKEGYLPQKEATEEVPAVPILPPVPSQQQGGTVSVQADVPSHAPVAAQASELEQERRQLASSLFVGLGLQNEPCLMGKPDVAPQRFRRKARLQEPAGGSDKLSDSSYSSHSTVDSLLDSSPAPLVEDELSAAGRLGEGLTTLGPLEDGPNTVNPLREEPAFAAPLGQQPVTASSLGEGPNTTSSLGEGPTSDSLPGEGPSITGPWGEGQTEPPLLQCDPEDTLGYQAGDEGEDDPPEASDGAAEPGRQASPCLPTELLELPHSELLSLASDHSLALSAWKVCGQEALELRLLIRNSSDSSLQGVSVQLTSDQLKVLDGANRAIPSVGGLGTVTSQYSVVMEMPLVQAMVGGAVTYRGQSESANELQFSVGLPLTDFLRPLLLSTEDYGKLWLSFSHDVKQNLQLLPDKEDPFSATLNVLKEELRLHLVEIIGTEGIMACQLLPGHPCLLHCHAHTGTLTVWLRSSVPDLPDCLLYHCQRVLQER, encoded by the exons ATGAGTGATGTTGTTGAGAAGACACTCACTGCTCTTCCAAGTCTTCTGTCGCTGGACCCGCAGCCCGGGGCTGGGAAACTTTCTGCCACTTCGAAATTGGGAAATCTAATCAGAAGCGTAACTGAACTGACTTCCAAGCAT GAGGAAGAGAAACTTATCAAGAAAGAGTTGTCTGCTCTAAAAGAACAGGTTTCCTCTCCCAACACGACCTTG AGGCAGATGAAGGAAATCATGGTTAGAGCCATATATTGTGAAATGCTTGGATACGAGGCATCCTTCAGCTACATACACGCCATCAAGCTGGCACAGCAGGGAAGTGGTCTGGAGAAAAGAGTGG GTTACCTTGCAGTGTCATTGTTTCTGAATGAAAGCCACGAcctgctgctcctgcttgtGAACACAGTGCTGAAg gaCTTGCAGAGTACCAACCTCATAGAGGTGTGCATGGCCCTGACCGTGGTCAGCCAGATATTCCCCAAAGACATGATCCCAGCGGTTCTTCCTCTGGTCGAGGACAAGCTCACTCACTCAAA GGAAATAATTCGGAGGAAGGCAGTGCTGGCACTGTACAAGTTTTACTTGATAGCACCCAATCAGGTGCAACACATCCACGACAAGTTCCGGAAAGCGCTGTGCGATAAGGACCCTGGAGTGATGACTGCATCTTTACACATATACCTCCAAATGATAAAG GAGAGCCCTGACAGTTTCAAGGAGCTGACTGCGAGCTTGGTGGCGATACTGAAACAGGTGGTGGGAGGCAAGCTTCCGGTGGAATTTAACTACCACAGCGTTCCTGCCCCCTGGCTGCAGATACAGCTGCTCAGGATGCTGGCCCTTCTGGGGAAGGAGGACCAGAG TGTCAGTGAGTTGATGTATGAGGTCTTGGATGAATCTTTAAGAAGAGCAGAAATCAATCATAACATCACGTATG CTATattgtatgaatgtgtgaaaaCCATCTACACCATCCATCCAAAATCTGAACTGCTGGAGAAGGCAGCCAAGTGCATCGGGAAGTTTGTGTTGTCACCCAAGATCAACCTGAAGTACCTTG GTTTAAAAGCTCTGACCTACGTTGTGCAGCAGGACCCTAACCTGGCTCTACAGCACCAGATGACCATCATAGAGTGCCTCGACCATCCTGACCCCATTATTAAGAGAGAG ACACTAGAGTTGCTGTATAGAATCACGAACGGCCAGAACGTGTCAGTGATTGTGCAGAAGATGCTGGATTTCCTCAGGCAGAGCAAAGACGAGCACACCACCATTGACCTGGTGGGAAAAGTGGCCGAACTGGCAGAGAA GTATGCCCCAGACAATGTGTGGTTCATCCAGACCATGAACACTGTGTTTTCCCTGGGAGGGGATGTCATGCAATCAGAGATACCAAACAGCTTCCTCCGGCTCCTAGCAGAAG GCTTTGACAGTGCAGAAGAGGACACACAGTTGAGGCTGAATGCTGTGGACTCGTACCTCGCCCTGCTGCAGGCGGACACCTCTCTCCTGCCCCAGCGCTTCCTGCAGGTCATCAGCTGG GTTCTTGGCGAGTTCTCCTTCCTGAAAGTGGGCCTGGAGCCCAGTCTGGTTTTGGCTCAGCTGGCCAGGCTGTTGGAGCAAGGCCGCATCACCATGGAGACCAGGAGCTGGATTCTGGGGGCCATGTGCAAGCTCTGCGGGGGTGCGgcgtgtgtgggcgtggccggggaGGTGGCGGGGCGGTACGGAGGGTCCCTTTGCACCACCATACGGCAGCAGGCCCTGGAGCTGGGCGTCCTCTGCCAGGATGAGGCCCTCAAGGACAGGGTGCTTCCCCAAAACGCCAGCTGGGACGGCCTGGAG GTGGACTCTTCCCTGTCCTTCCTGGACGGGTTTGTGTCAGATGCTTTGGCCCAGGGCGCTGCCCCATATAAACCCCCCCATCAGAGACAAGAGGAGCTCTCGCAGGAGAAAG TGCTAAACTTTGAGCCGTACAGCCTGTCTATGCCAATCAGTCTGTCCACCTGCagcctgactgacagacagtCTCCCACAGGCTTCTCGCTCAGCTCTGGTCTCTCTGGCAACAGCGCCGAGCTTTCACACAAAGGAGG CTCTGGCTTGCTGAAGATGGAGGGAGTGCAGCGAGTTTGGGGGAAGGAGGGGTACCTCCCCCAGAAGGAGGCCACTGAGGAGGTCCCTGCGGTGCCGATCCTTCCCCCTGTGCCTTCCCAACAGCAGGGCGGCACCGTGAGCGTGCAGGCAGACGTCCCCAGCCACGCCCCTGTTGCTGCCCAGGCCTccgagctggagcaggagaggcGGCAGCTGGCCTCCTCTCTCTTCGTGGGCCTGGGTCTGCAGAACGAGCCTTGCCTG ATGGGGAAACCCGATGTGGCCCCGCAGAGGTTCAGGAGGAAGGCCCGATTGCaggagccagcagggggcagcgacAAGCTCTCAGACTCCTCCTACTCCTCTCACAGCACCGTGGACAGCCTGCTGGactcaagccccgccccccttgtGGAGGATGAGCTAAGCGCTGCTGGCCGTTTAGGGGAGGGGTTAACCACTCTTGGCCCCCTAGAGGATGGTCCAAACACTGTCAATCCCCTCAGAGAGGAGCCAGCCTTTGCTGCTCCTCTAGGACAGCAGCCAGTTACTGCCAGCTCCTTGGGGGAGGGGCCAAACACCACTAGTTCCCTAGGGGAGGGGCCAACCTCTGACAGTCTGCCTGGGGAGGGGCCAAGCATCACTGGtccttggggggaggggcaaacgGAACCCCCTCTTCTACAGTGCGACCCTGAGGACACGCTGGGGTATCAGGCCGGGGATGAAGGCGAGGATGACCCCCCTGAGGCCAGTGATGGGGCCGCTGAGCCTGGCAGACAGGCTTCCCCCTGCCTCCCCACAGAGCTGCTTGAGCTGCCCCACTCTGAGCTCCTGAGCCTGGCCTCTGACCACAGCCTGGCTCTCTCAGCCTGGAAGGTTTGCGGACAGGAAGCCCTGGAGCTTCGCCTCCTGATACGCAACAGCAGTGACTCCTCCCTGCAGGGCGTGTCTGTGCAGCTCACCTCCGATCAGCTGAAG GTTTTGGACGGTGCGAATCGGGCGATCCCCTCGGTTGGTGGCCTTGGCACTGTGACCAGCCAGTACAGCGTAGTCATGGAGATGCCCCTGGTCCAAGCCATGGTGGGTGGGGCGGTGACCTACCGCGGCCAGTCTGAGTCAGCCAATGAGCTGCAGTTCTCAGTGGGGCTCCCTCTGACTGACTTCCTCAG GCCTTTGCTTCTGAGCACAGAGGATTATGGGAAGCTGTGGCTGTCCTTCAGCCACGATGTGAAACAGAACCTCCAGCTTCTGCCGGACAAAGAGGACCCGTTCTCAGCCACACTGAACGTCCTGAAGGAAGAACTACGGCTCCACCTTGTGGAAATCATAG GCACTGAGGGCATCATGGCATGCCAGCTCCTCCCAGGGCACCCCTGCCTGCTGCACTGCCACGCCCACACGGGCACCCTGACGGTGTGGCTGCGTTCATCCGTCCCGGACCTGCCCGACTGCCTGCTGTACCACTGCCAGAGGGTGCTGCAGGAGAGGTGA
- the LOC135242327 gene encoding tumor necrosis factor alpha-induced protein 8-like protein 3, which yields MDSDSGELSEGELSPGQESFNSKSLALQLQKKILSKMATVAVANLLTDDTSSEILDELYKTSREYTKSKKEAHKIVKNVIKIALKIAVLYRNNCFSPEELETVERFRKKMNQAAMTAVSFHEVEYTFDPNILSELLLECRDQLHELVEAHLTTRSHGRIDHVFNHFASVEFLAILYGSSEEYELSLQKICSGINKLLDEGIL from the coding sequence GCCAGGAGAGCTTCAACTCCAAGAGCCTGGCCTTGCAGCTACAGAAGAAGATCCTGAGCAAGATGGCGACCGTGGCGGTGGCCAACCTGCTGACGGACGACACCAGCAGCGAGATCCTGGACGAGCTGTACAAGACCAGCCGCGAGTACACCAAGAGCAAGAAGGAGGCGCACAAGATCGTCAAGAACGTCATCAAGATCGCGCTCAAGATAGCCGTCCTCTACCGCAACAACTGCTTCAGCCCCGAGGAGCTGGAGACCGTGGAGCGCTTCCGGAAGAAGATGAACCAGGCCGCCATGACGGCGGTCAGCTTCCACGAGGTGGAGTACACCTTCGACCCCAACATCCTCTCCGAGCTGCTGCTGGAGTGCAGAGACCAGCTGCACGAGCTGGTGGAGGCGCACCTGACCACCCGCTCACACGGTCGCATTGACCACGTCTTCAACCACTTCGCCAGCGTGGAGTTCCTGGCCATTCTCTACGGCTCCTCAGAGGAGTACGAACTCAGCCTGCAGAAAATCTGCAGCGGGATAAACAAACTGCTGGATGAGGGCATactctaa
- the LOC135241964 gene encoding secretogranin-3-like isoform X1 — protein MASKSIGFFIFVQIINLSLYQMSAFPTPESADDKAVYNRRLSEERPLEEQIAEADGGSKIETIDNKQDSDHTEARTVPDNDDFILLKSLAAGSKDPSNETINAEKPNTQYVPDDSDSTKNRRLAEDYDSTKTGTDYKYPDDPESFRQVDGTPLTAEDIVQKIATKIYEEDDRGVFDRIVSKLLKLGLITDSQADTLEYEVAEALQELITKNAKNEVDDLSMDYPPSRGDEGVEQNPDANMKVAEKQEVNETPSRKYKEEQAGMGSDDTVDRSWATNSEDGLQDLQYFPNFYSLLKSLNTEKDAEERETLITIMKTLIDFVKMMVKYGTITPEEGVAYLENLDTMIAVQTKSKLGKTLDVPDVKLPAGKISDEVDNTKEAAAKMQKEYESVKDSTKSAQVATETGQSGKSNTYLEAIRKNIEWLKKHNKDGKQEEYDLSKLRDFMNQQVDSYIDRGILPKDEGEVIKRIYGSL, from the exons atggcGTCCAAGAGCATtgggtttttcatttttgtccagATTATCAACCTAAGTCTGTATCAGATGTCTGCGTTTCCCACACCTGAATCGGCGGACG ataAAGCTGTTTACAACAGACGACTGAGTGAAGAGAGACCATTAGAGGAACAG ATCGCAGAAGCCGACGGCGGGAGCAAAATAGAAACCATAG ACAACAAACAAGATTCAGATCATACGGAGGCAAGAACAGTCCCAGATAACGACGATTTTATTCTACTCAAGTCGTTAGCTGCTGGGTCAAAGGACCCAAGTAACGAGACAATCAATGCCGAGAAACCGAATACTCAGTACGTCCCTGACGATTCAGACTCCACCAAGAACAGGAGACTGGCGGAGGATTACGACTCCACCAAAACAGGCACAGACTACAAGTACCCAG ACGACCCGGAGAGTTTCCGCCAAGTGGACGGGACCCCATTAACGGCGGAGGACATCGTCCAGAAGATAGCCACCAAAATCTATGAAGAGGACGACAGAGGGGTGTTTGACAGGATTGTGTCCAAACTCCTAAAACTTGGACTG ATCACGGACAGCCAGGCCGACACCCTGGAGTACGAGGTGGCCGAGGCTCTACAGGAGCTCATCACCAAAAACGCCAAGAATGAGGTCGATGACCTCAGCATGGACTACCCTCCCTCCAGGGGTGACGAGGGGGTGGAGCAGAACCCTGATGCCAACATG AAAGTGgctgagaaacaggaagtgaatgagACGCCCAGTAGGAAGTACAAGGAGGAGCAGGCGGGGATGGGCAGTGATGACACAGTGGACAGATCCTGGGCCACAAACAGCGAGGATGGCCTGCAGGACCTGCAATACTTCCCAAACTTCTATAGTCTCCTCAAAAGCCTTAACACAG AGAAAGACGCAGAAGAAAGAGAGACCCTGATCACCATAATGAAGACCCTGATTGACTTTGTGAAAATGATGGTGAAATATGGCACGATCACACCTGAGGAAGGCGTGGCTTACCTGG AGAACCTGGACACCATGATTGCCGTTCAGACAAAGAGCAAACTGGGCAAGACTCTGGATGTGCCAGATGTCAAGCTGCCGGCAG GGAAGATCAGCGATGAGGTGGACAACACCAAGGAGGCGGCGGCCAAAATGCAGAAAGAGTACGAGTCTGTGAAGGACTCCACCAAGAGTGCACAGGTGGCCACAGAGACCG GCCAGTCTGGGAAGTCAAACACCTATCTGGAGGCAATCAGGAAGAATATTGAGTGGTTAAAGAAGCACAACAAAGATGGCAAGCAAGAGG AGTATGACCTATCTAAGCTGAGGGACTTCATGAACCAGCAGGTGGACTCGTACATCGATCGTGGGATTCTGCCCAAGGACGAGGGTGAGGTCATCAAGAGGATCTACGGCAGCCTGTAG
- the LOC135241966 gene encoding lysM and putative peptidoglycan-binding domain-containing protein 2-like isoform X2: MAEFSPVLQLRDGDGRFGQPVFPRSRSGSESESELSQSLARTKTRSYGSTASVTAPVGEKYIEHRVTDSDTLQGIALKYGVTMEQIKRVNKLFGNECIFLRNSLNIPVVSEKAFNGLMTLESPESETSDSCMPHEGPVVTLDRDETSSSSPSPTPTPQDPSSRPSQPEELSAKDYLHRLDLQIKMSKQAARKLKEEDIRDREEDSLPTSSYQEI, from the exons ATGGCGGAGTTCTCACCGGTCCTTCAGCTGCGGGATGGAGACGGTCGGTTCGGACAACCTGTCTTTCCCAGGTCACGTTCCGGCTCGGAATCCGAAAGTGAGCTTTCGCAGAGCCTGGCACGCACCAAGACCCGCTCTTATGGCAGCACGGCCAGCGTCACCGCTCCTGTGGGAGAGAAATACATCGAACACAGAGTCACGGACAGTGACACGCTGCAGGGAATAGCGCTCAAATACGGCGTGACG ATGGAACAGATAAAGCGGGTTAACAAGCTTTTCGGAAACGAGTGTATATTCCTGCGGAACAGTCTGAACATTCCGGTGGTGTCAGAGAAAGCGTTCAACGGACTGATGACATTGGAATCTCCAGAAAGTGAGACCAGTGACAGCTGTATGCCGCACGAGGGACCTGTTGTGACTTTGGATAGAGATGAAACGTCATCCTCCTCGCCCTCGCCCACTCCCACACCTCAGGACCCTAGCTCGCGCCCCTCTCAGCCCGAGGAACTTTCGGCCAAGGACTACTTACACAGACTGGACTTGCAGATTAAAATGTCAAAGCAGGCTGCCAGGAAACTCAAAGAGGAGGATATCAG GGATCGAGAAGAGGACTCACTGCCCACGTCGTCTTACCAGGAGATCTGA
- the LOC135241964 gene encoding secretogranin-3-like isoform X2, whose amino-acid sequence MASKSIGFFIFVQIINLSLYQMSAFPTPESADAVYNRRLSEERPLEEQIAEADGGSKIETIDNKQDSDHTEARTVPDNDDFILLKSLAAGSKDPSNETINAEKPNTQYVPDDSDSTKNRRLAEDYDSTKTGTDYKYPDDPESFRQVDGTPLTAEDIVQKIATKIYEEDDRGVFDRIVSKLLKLGLITDSQADTLEYEVAEALQELITKNAKNEVDDLSMDYPPSRGDEGVEQNPDANMKVAEKQEVNETPSRKYKEEQAGMGSDDTVDRSWATNSEDGLQDLQYFPNFYSLLKSLNTEKDAEERETLITIMKTLIDFVKMMVKYGTITPEEGVAYLENLDTMIAVQTKSKLGKTLDVPDVKLPAGKISDEVDNTKEAAAKMQKEYESVKDSTKSAQVATETGQSGKSNTYLEAIRKNIEWLKKHNKDGKQEEYDLSKLRDFMNQQVDSYIDRGILPKDEGEVIKRIYGSL is encoded by the exons atggcGTCCAAGAGCATtgggtttttcatttttgtccagATTATCAACCTAAGTCTGTATCAGATGTCTGCGTTTCCCACACCTGAATCGGCGGACG CTGTTTACAACAGACGACTGAGTGAAGAGAGACCATTAGAGGAACAG ATCGCAGAAGCCGACGGCGGGAGCAAAATAGAAACCATAG ACAACAAACAAGATTCAGATCATACGGAGGCAAGAACAGTCCCAGATAACGACGATTTTATTCTACTCAAGTCGTTAGCTGCTGGGTCAAAGGACCCAAGTAACGAGACAATCAATGCCGAGAAACCGAATACTCAGTACGTCCCTGACGATTCAGACTCCACCAAGAACAGGAGACTGGCGGAGGATTACGACTCCACCAAAACAGGCACAGACTACAAGTACCCAG ACGACCCGGAGAGTTTCCGCCAAGTGGACGGGACCCCATTAACGGCGGAGGACATCGTCCAGAAGATAGCCACCAAAATCTATGAAGAGGACGACAGAGGGGTGTTTGACAGGATTGTGTCCAAACTCCTAAAACTTGGACTG ATCACGGACAGCCAGGCCGACACCCTGGAGTACGAGGTGGCCGAGGCTCTACAGGAGCTCATCACCAAAAACGCCAAGAATGAGGTCGATGACCTCAGCATGGACTACCCTCCCTCCAGGGGTGACGAGGGGGTGGAGCAGAACCCTGATGCCAACATG AAAGTGgctgagaaacaggaagtgaatgagACGCCCAGTAGGAAGTACAAGGAGGAGCAGGCGGGGATGGGCAGTGATGACACAGTGGACAGATCCTGGGCCACAAACAGCGAGGATGGCCTGCAGGACCTGCAATACTTCCCAAACTTCTATAGTCTCCTCAAAAGCCTTAACACAG AGAAAGACGCAGAAGAAAGAGAGACCCTGATCACCATAATGAAGACCCTGATTGACTTTGTGAAAATGATGGTGAAATATGGCACGATCACACCTGAGGAAGGCGTGGCTTACCTGG AGAACCTGGACACCATGATTGCCGTTCAGACAAAGAGCAAACTGGGCAAGACTCTGGATGTGCCAGATGTCAAGCTGCCGGCAG GGAAGATCAGCGATGAGGTGGACAACACCAAGGAGGCGGCGGCCAAAATGCAGAAAGAGTACGAGTCTGTGAAGGACTCCACCAAGAGTGCACAGGTGGCCACAGAGACCG GCCAGTCTGGGAAGTCAAACACCTATCTGGAGGCAATCAGGAAGAATATTGAGTGGTTAAAGAAGCACAACAAAGATGGCAAGCAAGAGG AGTATGACCTATCTAAGCTGAGGGACTTCATGAACCAGCAGGTGGACTCGTACATCGATCGTGGGATTCTGCCCAAGGACGAGGGTGAGGTCATCAAGAGGATCTACGGCAGCCTGTAG
- the LOC135241966 gene encoding lysM and putative peptidoglycan-binding domain-containing protein 2-like isoform X1: MAEFSPVLQLRDGDGRFGQPVFPRSRSGSESESELSQSLARTKTRSYGSTASVTAPVGEKYIEHRVTDSDTLQGIALKYGVTMEQIKRVNKLFGNECIFLRNSLNIPVVSEKAFNGLMTLESPESETSDSCMPHEGPVVTLDRDETSSSSPSPTPTPQDPSSRPSQPEELSAKDYLHRLDLQIKMSKQAARKLKEEDISFRVERHVSSKRCATGFEVRFLSFGGCVRGVTQSVATCI, from the exons ATGGCGGAGTTCTCACCGGTCCTTCAGCTGCGGGATGGAGACGGTCGGTTCGGACAACCTGTCTTTCCCAGGTCACGTTCCGGCTCGGAATCCGAAAGTGAGCTTTCGCAGAGCCTGGCACGCACCAAGACCCGCTCTTATGGCAGCACGGCCAGCGTCACCGCTCCTGTGGGAGAGAAATACATCGAACACAGAGTCACGGACAGTGACACGCTGCAGGGAATAGCGCTCAAATACGGCGTGACG ATGGAACAGATAAAGCGGGTTAACAAGCTTTTCGGAAACGAGTGTATATTCCTGCGGAACAGTCTGAACATTCCGGTGGTGTCAGAGAAAGCGTTCAACGGACTGATGACATTGGAATCTCCAGAAAGTGAGACCAGTGACAGCTGTATGCCGCACGAGGGACCTGTTGTGACTTTGGATAGAGATGAAACGTCATCCTCCTCGCCCTCGCCCACTCCCACACCTCAGGACCCTAGCTCGCGCCCCTCTCAGCCCGAGGAACTTTCGGCCAAGGACTACTTACACAGACTGGACTTGCAGATTAAAATGTCAAAGCAGGCTGCCAGGAAACTCAAAGAGGAGGATATCAG TTTTCGGGTTGAACGACATGTTTCCTCGAAACGGTGTGCAACGGGCTTTGAGGTACGTTTTCTCTCGTTTGGTGGGTGTGTCAGAGGTGTTACCCAATCAGTAGCGACGTGTATATAA